A window of the Gammaproteobacteria bacterium genome harbors these coding sequences:
- a CDS encoding PEP-CTERM sorting domain-containing protein, with protein MKQSIKACLFGVLSLLTTYSHAVLIEQDYTSAGDGRITYDDSTGLQWLDLSVTSNWSYNDVTSEFGSGGLFEGWRYATVNEFRDLAAEAGIYVPSTPADYYGIADEVIALLTLLDAPGFTPTSGIQSYGTLGQTREEFSGSIPPEPYRDDLLAGFLGLAFDAAGIPIGYFDDLSYSIDPTSASYDGNYLVRVSVDVPEPGTVFLLGIGLFCIGIGRRAQAWRGKSISYDLFKFGKIGVPGLNQFFL; from the coding sequence ATGAAGCAAAGCATCAAAGCATGCTTATTTGGGGTACTGTCGTTATTAACAACTTATTCACACGCTGTTCTGATTGAGCAGGACTATACTTCCGCAGGAGATGGTCGTATAACGTATGATGATTCCACAGGACTGCAGTGGTTGGATTTATCCGTTACATCAAATTGGTCCTACAATGATGTCACCAGCGAGTTTGGATCCGGCGGTTTATTTGAAGGTTGGCGTTACGCAACTGTAAACGAGTTTCGCGACCTCGCTGCAGAAGCGGGAATCTATGTTCCTTCAACTCCTGCAGATTATTACGGAATTGCGGATGAAGTTATCGCGTTGCTGACCTTGTTGGATGCACCGGGGTTTACGCCCACAAGCGGTATACAGAGTTACGGCACATTGGGACAAACTCGCGAGGAATTTTCCGGTTCAATCCCGCCCGAGCCTTATCGGGATGACTTATTAGCCGGCTTTCTTGGTTTGGCTTTTGATGCTGCGGGAATACCCATTGGTTATTTTGATGATCTTTCCTATTCGATAGATCCCACGTCCGCCAGTTATGACGGTAACTACTTGGTTCGTGTGTCCGTGGATGTGCCGGAGCCGGGAACCGTATTTCTTCTGGGAATTGGCCTGTTTTGCATTGGAATCGGTCGCCGGGCCCAAGCTTGGCGGGGTAAGTCAATCAGCTATGATCTTTTCAAATTCGGCAAGATTGGCGTTCCAGGTTTGAACCAGTTCTTTCTTTAG
- a CDS encoding glycosyltransferase: protein MTDRIWITWENQRRNRTLSRHLQAKLFQLDYKLSRPLRYPVVVFLTMFIILREWPRTIFVQNPSFLLALFAVVLGRLFHKPIIVDAHYAGLFPMAGNNKLLNTITRFITRNAYQTIVTTEDLKQHVESLGGRAFVIPDPLPQFPNITPNKKPGTVLFICTWADDEPYLEIIKAAEKIDPTICIYITGNSKGREKLFGKDLPPNIILTGYISEEEFVNKLFESDLVIDLTTRENCLVCGAYEAIGAGTPLLLSNSVALQKYFGNGAVFTDNTAADIADKISFSISNKNELQQKITVLKKELVQTWNANLAEFEKIIAD, encoded by the coding sequence ATGACTGACAGAATCTGGATCACCTGGGAAAACCAGCGCAGAAATCGAACATTAAGTCGTCACCTGCAAGCCAAATTGTTTCAACTTGACTACAAGTTGAGTCGTCCACTGCGCTACCCGGTGGTCGTTTTTCTAACGATGTTCATCATCCTGCGAGAATGGCCTCGCACCATATTCGTACAAAACCCATCTTTCTTACTAGCCCTATTTGCGGTGGTGTTGGGCCGCCTATTTCACAAACCCATTATCGTGGATGCCCATTATGCCGGCCTGTTCCCGATGGCCGGAAACAATAAATTGCTGAATACTATCACCCGGTTCATTACTCGCAATGCTTACCAAACCATCGTAACTACCGAAGACCTAAAACAACACGTGGAAAGCCTAGGTGGCCGCGCATTCGTCATTCCAGACCCACTACCACAATTCCCGAACATAACGCCTAACAAAAAACCGGGTACGGTATTATTTATATGCACCTGGGCAGACGATGAGCCCTACCTGGAGATCATTAAAGCCGCTGAAAAGATCGACCCGACAATCTGTATTTATATCACGGGGAACAGTAAGGGTCGGGAAAAACTGTTCGGAAAAGACTTACCACCCAATATCATTTTAACCGGATATATATCTGAGGAAGAATTTGTTAATAAACTTTTTGAATCGGATCTGGTTATTGACCTGACCACGCGTGAAAACTGCCTGGTTTGCGGAGCCTATGAGGCTATCGGCGCGGGAACACCATTGTTGTTATCAAACTCTGTGGCCCTACAGAAATACTTTGGCAATGGTGCTGTATTCACTGACAATACCGCGGCGGATATTGCAGACAAAATCTCTTTTTCCATTAGCAATAAAAATGAATTACAACAAAAAATCACTGTGCTAAAGAAAGAACTGGTTCAAACCTGGAACGCCAATCTTGCCGAATTTGAAAAGATCATAGCTGATTGA
- a CDS encoding glycosyltransferase, with protein MINILHLRDTNKLCGPGKTVLETTCRIDQSKYKLHIGLLLLDHEDESHNLYYQAVKQRGVSIIPIRARHQFDPRVVKNIYQVVKKYNIHIVHAHEYKSDILCLFLAKIYKVPVMTTAHGWITNTLKSKIYIELGKRVLPYFDKVIAVSPPIRDELLRKRVPENKLELIYNAIVADDYIAENFQANVIRDQFGIAHDKLLIGNIGRLSEEKGQRDFILAASKIVKQHSNVCFLLAGDGPTRPGLETLVQELGLSDHVVFVGHQHHIKPVFRDIDILALTSYTEGFPNVVLEALCMDTPVLATSVGGVPSIIENEKTGILVQAGEVDQIAQGLTKMISNMDFANQLAQNGKQKVLEKFEFANRVAKVQIIYDELYKEKYLTAHTHD; from the coding sequence ATGATAAATATTTTACATTTACGGGATACCAATAAACTGTGTGGTCCCGGGAAGACCGTACTGGAAACCACCTGTAGGATCGATCAAAGCAAGTACAAACTGCATATAGGATTGTTATTACTGGACCACGAGGACGAATCCCACAATCTTTACTACCAAGCCGTGAAACAACGAGGCGTATCCATAATTCCCATTCGAGCCCGGCATCAGTTTGACCCTCGGGTCGTTAAAAATATTTACCAAGTCGTCAAGAAATACAACATTCACATAGTGCATGCCCACGAGTATAAATCCGATATTCTATGCTTGTTTCTGGCAAAGATTTACAAGGTTCCTGTAATGACGACCGCACACGGTTGGATAACCAATACCCTGAAAAGCAAAATTTACATCGAATTGGGCAAGCGGGTTTTACCTTACTTTGACAAAGTCATCGCCGTGTCACCACCGATTCGGGACGAGCTATTGAGGAAAAGGGTGCCTGAAAACAAACTGGAGCTAATCTACAACGCAATTGTTGCAGACGACTACATAGCGGAAAATTTTCAGGCTAACGTTATCAGGGACCAATTCGGCATTGCACACGACAAGCTTTTAATTGGCAATATTGGTCGTTTAAGCGAAGAAAAAGGTCAAAGAGATTTTATTCTGGCTGCGTCGAAAATTGTGAAACAACATTCCAATGTGTGTTTTCTATTGGCAGGAGACGGCCCGACCCGACCCGGCCTGGAGACCTTAGTGCAGGAACTTGGTTTGTCAGACCATGTCGTATTTGTTGGACATCAGCATCACATAAAACCGGTGTTCCGAGATATTGATATTCTCGCCTTGACCTCCTACACCGAAGGTTTTCCCAATGTGGTGCTGGAAGCGCTGTGCATGGATACCCCTGTCCTGGCCACATCCGTAGGTGGCGTACCATCCATTATTGAAAACGAAAAAACAGGTATACTGGTCCAAGCAGGAGAAGTGGATCAAATTGCCCAAGGCCTGACCAAAATGATCTCAAACATGGATTTTGCCAACCAACTTGCTCAGAACGGAAAGCAAAAAGTGTTGGAAAAATTCGAATTTGCCAACCGAGTTGCTAAAGTACAAATCATATACGATGAGCTATACAAAGAAAAATATCTTACGGCGCACACCCATGACTAA
- a CDS encoding fibronectin type III domain-containing protein: MDYQSERNNMSMISVKTKVVLCCILGLFLGACSEADVSPFSGGPGTATITWLAPTTKVDGSSLNAGEISSYNVYYGESTQNLILAASLNSGSYEHTISDLAPGTYYFAVTVSDTNQNESSFSNIVSKVVE; this comes from the coding sequence ATGGATTATCAGAGCGAGCGAAACAATATGAGTATGATTTCTGTTAAAACAAAAGTGGTACTGTGTTGTATTTTGGGTTTGTTTTTAGGTGCCTGTTCGGAAGCAGACGTCAGTCCTTTTTCCGGTGGCCCTGGAACTGCAACAATAACTTGGTTAGCGCCAACAACGAAAGTGGATGGAAGTTCGTTGAATGCCGGGGAAATCTCTTCGTATAACGTATACTACGGTGAGTCAACGCAAAACCTGATTTTAGCGGCATCCTTGAACTCCGGTTCCTATGAGCACACCATTAGCGATCTGGCTCCAGGAACTTATTATTTTGCGGTTACTGTTTCGGATACAAACCAGAACGAAAGTTCTTTTTCCAACATTGTTAGTAAAGTAGTCGAGTAA
- a CDS encoding oligosaccharide flippase family protein, translated as MSVLRGMARNIFSNWAVLIINIVISFFLAPYVVNKLGNVYYGIWTVVMQFTGYLYLMDFGVRESVVRYTSKFNATGSKKLLNQILSTGLVMYSAVAIACMLIALLGAVLFPYVFATPEEFSAEIRLVVLLVGATIAQTFLFNVFNGILMGVHRFDLGNIVNVLVSFVRLGLVLWVLSSGHKIVALASVQLLVGVITGICMMILAKKELDKLGLAFKFVIKGKKRFLAHARRLFNYSKYVFVINIGQKIIFTTDAILIGLFMPIASVTFYAIAGNLIEYLRNLISATASVLNPLTSHFSAKGEEHKVRELLVNGGRLSLFIGLPVAVVYMVLGQKFIELWMGGQYAETSGEVLFVLALTMALAFPHHTMCMILYGLSKHSVLAFWKVIEALFNIVLSIVLLNYYGLLGVALGTALTHVVVALLILPRIVCKEIQLPLASYWFRVYWRPFVVTIPLVLVALWIQQNLQIDSLWLFFIYVAVLCSFYVGLAFFIVLLPEERQKVVAKLRGVQKNRTTSET; from the coding sequence ATGAGCGTACTAAGAGGCATGGCCAGAAATATTTTTTCGAACTGGGCCGTACTCATTATCAATATCGTCATTTCCTTTTTTCTGGCGCCATACGTGGTCAATAAACTGGGCAATGTGTATTACGGCATTTGGACTGTTGTAATGCAATTTACCGGTTATCTTTATCTCATGGATTTCGGTGTGCGGGAGTCAGTGGTACGCTACACGTCGAAATTCAACGCCACGGGCTCTAAAAAGCTTCTCAATCAGATTTTAAGCACCGGGCTGGTGATGTATTCAGCTGTGGCGATCGCGTGTATGTTGATCGCGCTGCTGGGCGCTGTTCTGTTTCCGTACGTATTTGCTACCCCTGAGGAGTTTTCAGCTGAAATTCGCCTAGTGGTATTGTTAGTTGGTGCCACCATCGCACAGACATTCCTGTTTAATGTATTTAACGGGATTCTTATGGGGGTACACCGGTTCGATTTGGGTAACATTGTCAATGTACTGGTTTCATTTGTGCGATTGGGATTGGTGCTTTGGGTGCTTTCCTCCGGTCATAAAATAGTTGCTTTGGCAAGTGTGCAATTACTTGTTGGCGTGATTACCGGCATCTGTATGATGATTCTCGCGAAAAAAGAGCTGGATAAACTTGGATTGGCCTTTAAGTTTGTCATCAAAGGCAAGAAGAGGTTCTTGGCGCATGCCCGGCGGCTCTTTAACTACAGCAAATATGTCTTCGTTATCAATATCGGACAAAAAATAATATTTACCACAGACGCGATTCTAATTGGGCTTTTTATGCCCATTGCCAGCGTAACATTCTATGCGATTGCCGGTAATTTAATTGAATATTTAAGAAATTTAATTTCAGCAACGGCTTCAGTGCTCAATCCACTGACCAGTCATTTCAGTGCCAAAGGCGAGGAACACAAAGTTAGAGAGCTCTTGGTCAATGGTGGCCGATTGAGTTTGTTTATAGGGCTGCCGGTTGCGGTTGTTTATATGGTTTTGGGACAAAAGTTTATTGAACTATGGATGGGGGGGCAATACGCAGAGACATCGGGTGAGGTGTTGTTTGTTCTGGCCCTAACCATGGCGCTGGCATTTCCCCATCATACAATGTGTATGATTCTATACGGGTTGAGCAAACACAGTGTTCTTGCGTTCTGGAAAGTCATTGAGGCTCTATTCAATATCGTGTTGAGTATTGTTTTGCTAAATTATTACGGATTGCTTGGTGTGGCGCTGGGGACAGCATTGACACATGTGGTAGTGGCTTTGCTTATTCTACCACGCATCGTATGTAAGGAAATCCAATTGCCGCTAGCTTCATACTGGTTCAGAGTGTATTGGCGCCCGTTCGTCGTTACAATTCCGCTAGTGCTCGTTGCATTGTGGATTCAGCAGAATCTTCAGATAGATTCGCTGTGGTTGTTCTTTATCTATGTTGCGGTGTTGTGCTCTTTTTATGTGGGGCTCGCCTTTTTCATCGTACTTCTCCCTGAAGAACGCCAAAAGGTAGTTGCTAAATTGCGTGGTGTACAGAAAAACAGGACAACATCCGAAACTTGA
- a CDS encoding glycosyltransferase family 4 protein, protein MQRKVLYVEGNVDGTVGGSYYLMVDLVNALDPEKYRPVVGFHTDNFLIPQLRDAGIETHIFDNPKPFSFGVKFLDTTLALIKKPINFFKKFYLPARRYARFLRENKIDLVNVNNSIVCNHTWMLAAKMQGIPCLTHEMGINPRFSRTSQYFGKRLDAIICLSNVIKDNMTKLGLTYPNIHVIHCGVDLKRYVIKEQADELRKKYDIESDAPIIGVVGNVKWWKGQETIVRATVELVKKYPNIRCMLVGDAPPADQTYKELLEKIISDAGIERNVIFTGFQTNPIDYMNLMDVVVHTSVLPEPFGIVTLEAMSLSKPLVSTTIGGPTEVVESGKSGILVDPGEPGLLSEALDKLLSDPEYAATIGKNGFERLQSNFTLDENVKRTMEVYDNIFATQTS, encoded by the coding sequence ATGCAACGAAAAGTATTATATGTGGAAGGTAATGTAGATGGAACTGTCGGAGGTTCTTACTATTTGATGGTTGATCTGGTTAATGCGCTTGATCCGGAAAAGTATCGACCTGTAGTAGGATTTCATACCGATAATTTTCTTATTCCCCAACTACGGGACGCTGGTATTGAAACACACATTTTTGACAATCCCAAGCCGTTCAGTTTCGGCGTAAAATTTCTCGACACCACATTAGCATTAATCAAGAAGCCGATTAATTTCTTCAAAAAGTTTTACCTACCGGCACGGCGTTATGCTCGCTTTTTACGAGAAAATAAAATTGATTTGGTCAATGTTAACAACTCCATTGTTTGTAATCATACCTGGATGCTGGCGGCCAAAATGCAGGGAATTCCCTGCCTGACCCATGAAATGGGAATAAATCCCAGATTCTCCCGAACATCGCAGTATTTTGGTAAACGCCTGGATGCCATTATTTGCCTGTCCAATGTTATTAAGGACAATATGACCAAGTTGGGACTCACATACCCCAATATTCATGTCATTCACTGCGGTGTAGACTTAAAACGTTATGTTATTAAAGAACAAGCCGATGAACTGAGGAAAAAGTACGACATTGAAAGCGATGCCCCAATTATCGGTGTCGTCGGCAACGTGAAGTGGTGGAAAGGCCAGGAGACCATTGTTCGTGCTACTGTAGAACTGGTAAAAAAATATCCTAACATTCGTTGCATGCTGGTTGGTGACGCACCACCTGCAGATCAAACTTATAAGGAATTGCTGGAGAAAATTATCTCGGATGCCGGCATAGAAAGAAACGTCATTTTCACCGGTTTTCAAACCAACCCCATCGATTACATGAATCTCATGGATGTGGTAGTGCACACTTCCGTTCTACCCGAGCCTTTCGGAATCGTTACCCTGGAGGCGATGTCGCTTTCCAAACCCTTGGTCTCTACAACTATCGGGGGACCGACAGAAGTGGTTGAATCCGGTAAATCCGGCATTCTGGTGGATCCTGGCGAACCGGGTCTATTAAGCGAGGCGTTGGATAAATTGTTGTCGGATCCGGAATACGCGGCCACCATTGGCAAGAACGGTTTTGAGCGCTTGCAAAGCAACTTTACTCTGGATGAGAACGTGAAAAGAACCATGGAGGTCTACGACAATATTTTTGCCACGCAGACATCCTAA
- a CDS encoding glycosyltransferase family 4 protein — translation MKKKIKVLQIIHSLHIGGAEKVVVDIASMADSTEFNVVVCCIKEGGVLAEKLEDMGVSVIVAPKIGSVRYTRIIRGLYQVIREQQPDIIHTHGDISLIDTGPVYLYGLFRPFPKWIHTFHFGNYPHIKKRYLYAQMLFSRFVDRLVAVSHYQSGLLQQYMKIPGPRIQVIENGVNPNPCRDDRELVIRKKQELGIPEGKIVVGSIAVLTVQKGIVYFLEAVKEVIDTHKNVHFIVVGGGPLQKELEAKARALGIQSAISFAGWRSDVMELFPMIDIFVMPSLWEAFSVVLIEAMAAGKMIIATDVADNARVIEHNVNGIIVEPKSAHQLSKAIGSLLEHPQMYREFGDKAFKKFEQNYTVNKMIGKYEVLFAETVV, via the coding sequence ATGAAAAAAAAGATTAAGGTGTTGCAGATTATCCATAGTCTGCATATTGGCGGTGCTGAAAAAGTGGTCGTCGATATCGCTTCCATGGCGGATTCAACTGAATTTAATGTGGTGGTTTGCTGCATTAAGGAAGGCGGGGTACTGGCCGAAAAGCTGGAAGATATGGGCGTTTCGGTCATCGTCGCCCCAAAGATAGGATCTGTACGGTATACCCGGATCATTCGCGGTTTGTACCAGGTGATTCGGGAACAGCAGCCGGATATCATTCACACTCATGGAGATATTTCCCTTATCGATACGGGGCCGGTCTATCTATACGGTCTTTTTCGACCGTTTCCCAAATGGATTCACACGTTTCATTTTGGCAACTATCCTCATATCAAAAAGCGATATTTGTATGCTCAAATGTTGTTTTCCAGATTTGTGGATCGTCTTGTCGCAGTGTCGCATTATCAAAGTGGTTTGCTGCAGCAATACATGAAGATACCCGGACCAAGAATTCAGGTTATCGAAAACGGGGTAAACCCTAATCCCTGTCGAGATGACCGGGAGTTGGTGATACGCAAGAAGCAGGAGTTAGGTATCCCCGAAGGCAAGATCGTTGTGGGATCTATTGCTGTATTGACTGTTCAGAAAGGGATTGTCTATTTTCTGGAAGCGGTTAAGGAAGTTATTGATACACACAAAAATGTACATTTTATCGTGGTAGGAGGGGGGCCATTGCAAAAAGAACTTGAAGCCAAGGCAAGGGCTTTGGGTATTCAGTCTGCAATATCCTTTGCCGGTTGGCGTTCCGATGTAATGGAGCTGTTTCCGATGATAGATATTTTTGTAATGCCCTCTTTATGGGAGGCATTTTCAGTGGTTTTGATTGAAGCCATGGCGGCCGGCAAGATGATTATTGCCACAGATGTTGCTGACAATGCCAGAGTAATTGAACATAATGTGAACGGTATTATTGTTGAGCCCAAATCTGCGCACCAACTTTCAAAGGCAATAGGATCGTTGCTGGAACATCCACAGATGTACCGGGAGTTTGGTGACAAGGCATTCAAAAAATTTGAACAAAACTATACAGTAAATAAGATGATAGGAAAATACGAGGTCTTATTCGCAGAGACAGTTGTCTAA
- a CDS encoding YdcF family protein — translation MLQFLEFIVLPSHFITVLLVVSFILLIFKRFENFPAKRLFLGFTLSSYLLFGYGPFAYFLLNQLEFHIPDNATAKIDADIAVILTGFAEADPSKPALSRINSASAYRVLEARKLYSSNTNLRFIISGNAQIPSLLKEALIATGIPAANIDTETKSSNTFESAVNCSSQISTHNFYLITSAGHMPRAYYAFQKQGLKPVAVPTHYLSKQNIFAAQNLPSAYFITVSDHAVHELLALLWYKLTGKI, via the coding sequence ATGCTGCAATTCTTAGAGTTTATCGTACTCCCATCGCATTTTATTACCGTTCTTTTAGTTGTTAGTTTTATCCTGCTCATTTTTAAGCGATTTGAAAATTTTCCGGCAAAAAGGCTATTTTTAGGATTTACGTTGAGCTCTTATCTGTTATTCGGTTATGGCCCTTTTGCATACTTTTTACTGAATCAATTGGAATTCCACATTCCGGACAACGCTACCGCCAAAATTGATGCCGATATCGCCGTTATTCTAACCGGTTTTGCTGAAGCTGATCCATCCAAACCCGCGTTAAGCCGCATTAATTCCGCATCCGCATACCGAGTTCTGGAAGCAAGAAAACTATACAGTTCAAACACCAACTTGCGTTTCATCATCAGTGGCAACGCACAAATACCTTCACTATTAAAAGAGGCTCTGATCGCAACCGGTATTCCAGCTGCAAACATAGACACCGAAACCAAATCGAGCAATACATTTGAAAGCGCCGTCAATTGTTCATCACAAATAAGTACTCACAATTTTTACTTAATCACATCCGCCGGGCATATGCCTAGAGCCTATTACGCCTTCCAAAAACAAGGCTTGAAACCTGTGGCAGTACCAACCCACTACCTATCCAAACAAAACATTTTCGCCGCCCAAAACCTACCCTCTGCCTATTTCATTACCGTATCGGATCATGCCGTGCACGAATTGCTGGCTTTACTCTGGTATAAACTTACGGGAAAAATTTAG
- a CDS encoding methyltransferase, with protein sequence MHEMHVRKLNDSQLEEFNVEYVNEQRWGYIKACLDRDFGDGKFNFVDIGGGNGLFADKILHEYPNCTGTVLDYSELLLSEQ encoded by the coding sequence ATGCATGAAATGCACGTAAGAAAATTAAATGACTCACAGCTTGAGGAATTTAACGTAGAGTATGTTAATGAACAAAGGTGGGGATACATAAAAGCCTGCCTGGACCGGGATTTTGGGGACGGGAAATTCAATTTCGTGGATATCGGCGGCGGAAATGGTTTGTTTGCCGATAAAATTTTGCATGAGTATCCCAATTGCACAGGTACTGTATTGGATTACTCCGAGCTGTTATTGAGTGAACAGTGA
- a CDS encoding acyltransferase: MRSIVKRSITALCLLLTSPLILMVRLARVFRSEKLFLTYGSFLSLIPGTVGSYIRVAYYLGTLSKMSPDVAIGFGSFFSRSNASVGDNVSIGAYCILGSVDIENNVLIASRVSIPSGRHQHGDFESQDRSGKNAFGQIRIGQNTWVGEAAVVLNTVGKNCIVASGAVVVKEMPDNVLVAGNPASVKKQMAASG; encoded by the coding sequence ATGCGCAGTATTGTTAAACGCTCAATAACGGCACTGTGTCTATTACTTACTTCACCTTTAATACTGATGGTCAGACTTGCCAGAGTTTTTCGATCAGAAAAATTGTTTTTAACCTATGGCAGCTTTTTGTCTTTGATTCCGGGTACAGTCGGCAGCTATATCAGAGTGGCTTATTATTTGGGAACACTATCCAAAATGTCACCCGATGTCGCTATTGGCTTTGGTAGTTTCTTCTCACGATCCAATGCCAGTGTAGGGGATAATGTATCTATAGGAGCCTATTGTATATTGGGTAGTGTGGACATTGAGAATAATGTACTGATTGCCAGTCGTGTCAGTATACCCAGTGGGCGCCATCAGCACGGTGATTTTGAGTCGCAAGACAGAAGCGGAAAAAACGCGTTTGGGCAGATCCGGATCGGTCAGAATACCTGGGTGGGTGAGGCGGCAGTTGTGTTAAATACAGTAGGTAAAAACTGCATTGTGGCCAGTGGAGCGGTTGTTGTGAAAGAAATGCCGGATAATGTCTTGGTTGCGGGAAATCCCGCCTCCGTTAAAAAACAGATGGCGGCTTCGGGGTGA
- a CDS encoding glycosyltransferase family 4 protein yields the protein MVDKMNSGGILIALHFGSNIGYAIAPLEKTFYLMALELTGDASRIHFSYQNLDKGMPESLPQGFSNVITLKTRNASTEDLEFIKKYITEHDIKWVFGFDLPVSLPVYKPMRDAGVERIVSYYGAPLSSINRGMKLLLKRIEVGLRPHKPDHFILESIAMQNTAVFGRGIRAADTSVVNLGVDTDKYKPDNDLADYAYSEFSIPRDQKILFYSGHMQERKGVDVIIKAITHLVNTKKRSDVHMLLLGNKNDEEKRFYPIFENTPAQQHITFGGYRSDLHKLMASCYLGVIASNGWDSFPRSAIEMGASGLPLLVSNFQGLTETIVEGKTGYTFRTSDHVDLADKIIDLLDNNNVRDQFSQNARERAERQFTLDVQLNNLVEVMRKVIV from the coding sequence ATGGTTGATAAAATGAATTCAGGCGGAATTCTTATTGCTTTACATTTTGGTTCGAATATTGGTTATGCTATTGCGCCACTGGAAAAGACCTTCTATTTGATGGCTTTGGAACTTACGGGAGATGCATCCCGGATTCATTTCAGTTATCAAAACCTGGATAAAGGAATGCCGGAGTCTCTGCCGCAAGGATTCTCAAACGTCATTACACTTAAGACCCGCAATGCCTCAACGGAAGACCTGGAGTTTATAAAGAAGTACATAACAGAACACGACATTAAATGGGTGTTCGGATTTGATCTCCCGGTTAGTCTTCCGGTGTATAAGCCAATGCGGGATGCGGGAGTAGAAAGAATAGTGTCTTATTACGGTGCTCCACTTAGCAGCATTAATCGTGGAATGAAATTATTGCTTAAACGGATAGAGGTAGGGCTAAGACCGCATAAACCTGATCATTTTATATTAGAGTCTATCGCTATGCAGAACACGGCAGTGTTCGGGCGAGGCATTCGTGCAGCTGATACCAGCGTGGTCAATCTTGGCGTGGACACGGATAAATACAAACCCGATAACGATTTGGCCGATTATGCATACAGTGAATTCTCTATTCCAAGAGATCAAAAAATACTGTTTTATTCCGGTCATATGCAGGAGCGCAAAGGGGTGGATGTTATCATTAAAGCCATTACCCATTTGGTAAACACTAAAAAGCGCTCTGACGTGCACATGTTATTGCTGGGTAATAAAAATGATGAAGAAAAACGGTTTTATCCCATATTCGAAAACACCCCGGCACAGCAACATATTACCTTTGGGGGTTACCGGTCGGATCTTCACAAACTCATGGCATCCTGTTATTTGGGAGTGATTGCTTCCAATGGATGGGACTCGTTTCCGAGATCGGCGATCGAAATGGGTGCCAGTGGGTTGCCTTTGCTGGTATCCAACTTTCAAGGACTGACAGAGACCATTGTTGAGGGCAAGACCGGATACACCTTTCGAACCAGCGATCACGTGGATTTGGCTGACAAAATAATAGATCTTTTGGACAACAACAATGTGCGGGATCAGTTCTCCCAAAATGCACGAGAGCGCGCAGAAAGGCAGTTTACCTTAGATGTTCAGTTGAATAATCTTGTCGAGGTAATGCGGAAAGTCATAGTCTGA